AGCGTGGGAATGGAGCCCCAGCGGTCCTGAAGGATGCCGAAGAGGAAGGCCCCCGCGGAGGCGCTGATCTGGAGCAGGAGGAAGAAGAGGATCAGCTGCTGGCCGCCGAAGCCGATTTCCTTTTCCGCGTAGATGGCGGCGAAGGCGATGATGGTGGCCACGCCGCAGCTGTAGAGGAAGAAGGCGCTGAAGAAGGTGCGCAGCCGCCGGTCGCTGCCCAGGAGGCGGACGGTCTGGGCGATCCGCCCGGCGCCCGCGCGCCACAGCTCGCCGGGGGCCACGGGCTTCGGCACGGCGCGCTCCCGCAGGATGAGGAAGACGGGCCAGCCGGTGAAGAGGAAGAAGAGCGCGGTCAGGACGCTGGTGTGCTGGAGGTTGGCCTGGTTGGCCAGGGTGAAGCCGCCCTGGAGCAGGGGGAAGCAGAGGCCCAGGTTGGCCAGGCCGCCGACGTAGCCCATGCCCCAGCCGTAGCCGGAGATGCGGCCGATCTCATGCGGCTTGGCCAGTTCCGGCAGGAAGCTGGAGTTGAAGTTTTCCCCCAGGGAGAAGGCGACGTTGGCGAAGATGAAGCAGATCATGGCCGCCGCGATGTCTCCCGGGCCGAAGCGGGAGAGGCAGAGGGTGAAGGCGACGCAGAGAAGGTAGCAGGCCAGGAGGGCCCGCTTCTTGCACGCGCGCAGGTCGGCCAGGACGCCCAGGAAAGGGGAGAGGAGGACGACGGCCATTTGGGAAAAGAACCCGGCCAGGCTCCAATACCAGTCCGCGTCGGCCCGCCCCCCGCAGATGATCTTTGTGAAGTAGACGCTGAAGACGACCGTGACGATGACCACGGTGAAGGAGGCGTTGGCGAAATCGTAGGCGCACCAGGCGGCGATTTCCCGGCGTTTGACGGGGGGGAATTCAGGCATGGGAAAGCTCCCGCAGGAAGCGGTAGGTGAAGAGGCCGGTGTCGTGGCCGTCTTCCCAGGTGGGTTGGAAGGCGTAGCCGCCGACGACGCGCCAGGAGCGGAGGCGGTAGGCGGCGGGATTCTCCGGCGCGGGGGCGCGGCGGGGGGAGGGGGAGAGGAGGTCGGGCTCGCCGCCGCAGCGGGCGCAGGGGCAATGTTTGCGCAGGGCGTCCAGCTTGAGGTAGCTTTCCTTCCCGTCGCTCCAGGCGATCGCCAGTTCCTCGCCGATGAGGGCGACGTTCGCGGGGGCCACCCGTTCCTGAATCATGCCGGATGCTACGTCAGCCACGCCCGCTTGGATAGGGCCAATCGCCGCCCAGGCCGGGACGGTGCGGCATCTCTATCTCCACGTCCCTTTTTGCGCGCGGGTCTGTCCCTACTGCGCCTTTTATGTGCATCAAGGGGGCGGGCAGGCGCAGCGGGCCTTTGCCTCCGCGCTGGCCCGGGAGATCGGGTGGGCGCGGCAGGCTTTCGACCTGCGGCCGGAAACGCTTTATCTGGGCGGCGGGACGCCCTCCCTTCTCCCGCCGGAGTCGGTGGAGGAGCTTTTCGCCGCGCTTCCGGCGATGGACGGGGAGGTGACGATGGAGGTGAACCCCGCCACGGTGACGGAGGCGAAGGCCCGCGCCTGGAAGGCGGCGGGGATCAACCGGATCAGCCTGGGGGCGCAGTCGTTCGACGCCGATTACCTGAAGCTTCTGGGACGCGACCACCGCCCGCAGGACATCGCGGAGACGGTGGCGCTCTTGCGCGCGCAGGGGTTCGACAACATCGGCATCGACCTCATGTTCGCCCTGCCGGGCCAGCCGGAGCGCGTCTGGCGGGAGACGCTGGAGCAGGCCATCGCGCTCCAGCCGGAGCACATCAGCTCCTATGCCCTGACCTATGAGGAGGACACGCCTTTCCTCTCCCGGCTGAAGAGCGGGGAGTGGAAGCAGGACGAGCCGCGGGAGATCGCGAT
This DNA window, taken from Verrucomicrobium sp., encodes the following:
- a CDS encoding MFS transporter, encoding MPEFPPVKRREIAAWCAYDFANASFTVVIVTVVFSVYFTKIICGGRADADWYWSLAGFFSQMAVVLLSPFLGVLADLRACKKRALLACYLLCVAFTLCLSRFGPGDIAAAMICFIFANVAFSLGENFNSSFLPELAKPHEIGRISGYGWGMGYVGGLANLGLCFPLLQGGFTLANQANLQHTSVLTALFFLFTGWPVFLILRERAVPKPVAPGELWRAGAGRIAQTVRLLGSDRRLRTFFSAFFLYSCGVATIIAFAAIYAEKEIGFGGQQLILFFLLLQISASAGAFLFGILQDRWGSIPTLRLTLVIWIVVVAGAALTHTVTMFYVVGNLAGLAIGSVQSASRAVVALLAPEDRHAEYFGFWGLFGKLAAGFGPLVYGLISYLTHSSRLALMGPLAFFLLGGWLVGKVKLDPRQAP
- a CDS encoding DUF971 domain-containing protein, giving the protein MIQERVAPANVALIGEELAIAWSDGKESYLKLDALRKHCPCARCGGEPDLLSPSPRRAPAPENPAAYRLRSWRVVGGYAFQPTWEDGHDTGLFTYRFLRELSHA
- the hemW gene encoding radical SAM family heme chaperone HemW, producing MPDATSATPAWIGPIAAQAGTVRHLYLHVPFCARVCPYCAFYVHQGGGQAQRAFASALAREIGWARQAFDLRPETLYLGGGTPSLLPPESVEELFAALPAMDGEVTMEVNPATVTEAKARAWKAAGINRISLGAQSFDADYLKLLGRDHRPQDIAETVALLRAQGFDNIGIDLMFALPGQPERVWRETLEQAIALQPEHISSYALTYEEDTPFLSRLKSGEWKQDEPREIAMFEEAFARLAGAGLPFYEVSNFARPGRESRHNRAYWLGAGYLGLGPSAYATVGGARWQNVRDTARYVAQVEAGRLPVELAEREEFSPEIHLREKILFGLRMREGVPAALLQGFEKPAQEAVEEGLAVWEEERLKLTPRGRLVADGVAGLFV